The following are from one region of the Erwinia billingiae Eb661 genome:
- a CDS encoding APC family permease: MSLNPQTSRPQLKKTLTLLPVVMMGLAYMQPMTLFDTFGIVSGLTDGHVATAYAFALIAILFTALSYGKLVRRFPSAGSAYTYAQKAISPHVGFMVGWSSLLDYLFMPMINILLAKIYFEALVPGIPSWIFVVMLVGFMTLSNLKGIKTVANFNSVIVVLQVVVMVAIMAMVVYGVAHGEGAGTLVSSKPFWSENAHVVPMITGATILCFSFLGFDGISSLSEETKDAERVIPKAIFLTALIGGVIFVVVSYFLQLYFPDISRFKDPDASQPEIMLYVAGKAFQFGILIFSCVTVLASGMAAHAGVSRLMYVMGRDGVFPERFFGYIHPKWRTPALNVLLVGAIALSSITFDLVTATALINFGALVAFTFVNLSVISQFWIREGRNKTLKDNVNFLLLPLCGALTVGALWINLEESSMILGLVWGTIGLIYLAFVTRSFRNPVPQCTEEPM, translated from the coding sequence ATGTCGCTTAATCCTCAAACGTCCCGTCCACAACTGAAAAAAACGCTGACATTATTGCCTGTGGTAATGATGGGGTTGGCCTATATGCAGCCAATGACCCTGTTTGATACCTTCGGCATTGTCTCTGGCCTGACCGATGGTCACGTGGCCACGGCTTACGCGTTCGCGTTAATCGCCATTCTGTTTACAGCGCTGAGCTATGGCAAGTTGGTCCGTCGCTTCCCATCCGCGGGTTCGGCCTATACCTACGCTCAGAAAGCTATCAGCCCACACGTCGGTTTTATGGTGGGCTGGTCATCGCTGCTGGACTACCTGTTCATGCCGATGATCAACATTCTGCTGGCTAAAATTTACTTCGAAGCCCTGGTGCCGGGTATCCCGTCATGGATCTTCGTGGTGATGCTGGTCGGCTTTATGACCCTTTCCAACCTGAAAGGCATCAAAACCGTCGCCAACTTCAACAGCGTGATCGTGGTGCTGCAGGTGGTGGTGATGGTCGCCATTATGGCAATGGTGGTGTATGGCGTAGCGCACGGCGAAGGTGCCGGCACGCTGGTCAGCAGCAAACCATTCTGGTCTGAGAATGCGCACGTGGTACCGATGATCACCGGTGCGACCATATTGTGCTTCTCGTTCCTGGGCTTCGACGGCATCAGTTCGCTGTCTGAAGAGACCAAAGATGCAGAGCGCGTCATCCCTAAAGCCATCTTCCTGACGGCACTGATCGGTGGGGTGATTTTTGTGGTGGTGTCGTACTTCCTGCAACTTTACTTCCCGGACATTTCACGCTTCAAGGATCCTGATGCGTCACAGCCAGAGATCATGCTTTACGTGGCAGGCAAGGCCTTCCAGTTCGGCATTCTGATCTTCTCCTGTGTCACCGTTCTGGCGTCCGGTATGGCGGCACATGCTGGCGTATCCCGCCTGATGTATGTGATGGGCCGTGACGGCGTCTTCCCGGAGCGCTTCTTCGGTTATATCCATCCGAAATGGCGTACCCCGGCGTTGAACGTGCTGCTGGTTGGCGCAATCGCCCTGTCGTCTATCACCTTTGATTTGGTGACCGCGACGGCGTTGATTAACTTTGGTGCGCTGGTGGCGTTTACCTTTGTTAACCTGTCGGTGATTTCGCAGTTCTGGATCCGCGAAGGCCGTAACAAGACGCTGAAAGATAACGTCAACTTCCTGCTGTTGCCGCTGTGCGGTGCGTTAACGGTAGGTGCGTTGTGGATCAACCTGGAAGAGAGCTCGATGATTCTGGGTCTGGTGTGGGGCACGATTGGTCTGATTTATCTGGCCTTCGTCACCCGCAGCTTCCGCAACCCGGTGCCGCAGTGCACTGAAGAGCCGATGTAA
- a CDS encoding glutamine synthetase family protein, whose product MTNIVEVEDFTRHSEQKRTSAFQNEVHAYLERHPETQYVDILLNDLNGVFRGKRIPFANLTKLEKGCYFPASVFAMDILGNTVEEAGLGQALGEPDNICIPVEGTLIPSAADPQHLAQVLLTMRNQDGTPFDVEPRNVLNHLWQQLRNRGLFPVVAVELEFYLVDKKRDAEGFIQPPCAPGSDERNMQSQVYSVDNLDHFSEVLSEIDTIAKQQGIPADGALAEASPGQFEINLHHTRNVLSACDHAVQLKRLVRQVAENHGMTATFMAKPYEEYAGSGMHVHISVLDAADHNAFACDDGSNSPLLKRALAGMIDLMPASMALLAPNVNAYRRFLPDAFVPLQASWGHNNRTVALRIPCGDIDSHRIEYRVAGADANPYLVMAAILAGMLHGIDNQLPLPPAITGNGHEADGNPLPIRQSDALYEFEQSTPLQKLLGERFGFVWHSCKHHELMHFERLITSTEIDWMLKNA is encoded by the coding sequence ATGACAAATATTGTCGAAGTAGAAGACTTCACGAGACACAGTGAACAGAAACGAACCAGCGCGTTCCAGAATGAAGTGCATGCTTATCTGGAACGCCACCCTGAAACGCAGTACGTCGATATTCTTCTCAACGATCTCAACGGTGTCTTTCGCGGTAAGCGGATCCCCTTCGCTAATCTGACCAAACTCGAGAAAGGCTGTTACTTCCCCGCTTCCGTTTTCGCGATGGACATCCTCGGCAACACCGTAGAAGAAGCCGGTCTGGGTCAGGCACTCGGTGAACCGGACAACATTTGTATTCCCGTAGAAGGCACGTTAATCCCCTCAGCTGCCGATCCTCAACATCTGGCGCAGGTGCTTCTGACCATGCGCAATCAAGATGGTACTCCCTTTGACGTTGAACCCCGGAACGTTCTCAATCACCTCTGGCAACAGTTGCGTAATCGAGGTCTGTTTCCTGTGGTAGCGGTAGAGCTGGAGTTCTATCTGGTCGACAAAAAGCGTGATGCGGAAGGCTTTATTCAGCCACCGTGCGCGCCGGGCAGCGACGAGCGGAATATGCAAAGCCAGGTGTACTCAGTTGATAACCTCGATCACTTCTCCGAGGTGTTAAGCGAAATCGATACGATTGCAAAACAGCAGGGGATCCCCGCCGATGGCGCGCTGGCCGAAGCCTCTCCAGGCCAGTTCGAGATCAATCTTCATCATACGCGCAATGTGCTCAGTGCCTGCGATCATGCGGTTCAGCTGAAACGCCTGGTGCGCCAGGTGGCTGAAAACCACGGTATGACCGCCACCTTTATGGCCAAGCCTTATGAGGAATACGCCGGCAGCGGGATGCATGTGCATATCAGCGTGCTGGATGCCGCCGATCATAATGCCTTCGCCTGCGATGACGGCAGCAACTCGCCGCTATTGAAGCGTGCGCTGGCCGGAATGATCGACCTGATGCCCGCCTCAATGGCGCTGTTAGCGCCGAACGTCAATGCCTATCGCCGTTTTCTGCCCGATGCCTTTGTGCCGTTGCAGGCTTCCTGGGGCCATAACAATCGCACCGTTGCGCTGCGTATTCCCTGCGGAGATATCGATAGCCACCGTATTGAATACCGTGTTGCCGGGGCGGACGCCAATCCCTATCTGGTAATGGCGGCGATTCTGGCCGGTATGCTGCACGGTATTGATAATCAGCTGCCATTACCGCCGGCGATCACCGGAAATGGTCACGAAGCCGACGGCAATCCGTTGCCAATCCGCCAGAGCGACGCGTTGTATGAGTTTGAACAAAGCACTCCGCTGCAAAAGTTGCTGGGTGAGCGCTTTGGGTTTGTCTGGCACAGCTGCAAACACCATGAACTAATGCACTTCGAGCGCCTGATTACGTCAACGGAAATTGACTGGATGCTGAAAAACGCCTGA
- the puuD gene encoding gamma-glutamyl-gamma-aminobutyrate hydrolase — protein MGIIFNKPLIGVVMCQIDKGGHPTQMVHNKYLEAVLQAGGVPLALPQGLMSSPDLLEIAMAPLSGLLLTGSPSNIEPHHYGESGTEDYADPGRDQLAFALINAATTQRLPVLAICRGLQELVVATGGSLHRQLHTVPGFQEHREDEALTLDEQYAPAHEVYVEPDGLLSPLVEGCEKFWVNSLHQQGISTLGAPLRIEARAADGLIEAVSLRDHPFALAVQWHPEWQSETSTLSRLLFDGFIHACQRHQEEKRL, from the coding sequence ATGGGCATTATATTTAACAAGCCATTGATTGGCGTAGTGATGTGCCAGATTGACAAGGGCGGTCATCCCACCCAGATGGTGCATAACAAATATCTCGAAGCCGTACTGCAGGCGGGCGGAGTTCCGCTGGCTTTACCGCAGGGATTGATGTCTTCTCCCGATCTATTAGAAATTGCTATGGCTCCGCTGTCTGGCCTGCTGCTGACCGGCAGCCCAAGCAATATCGAACCTCACCACTATGGCGAATCCGGCACCGAAGATTATGCCGATCCGGGTCGCGACCAGCTGGCCTTTGCCTTAATTAACGCGGCAACGACTCAACGCCTGCCGGTTCTGGCTATCTGTCGTGGATTGCAGGAACTGGTGGTGGCGACCGGTGGCAGCCTGCACCGCCAGCTGCATACGGTTCCAGGCTTCCAGGAACATCGGGAAGATGAAGCCTTAACGCTGGACGAACAATATGCGCCGGCACATGAAGTTTACGTTGAGCCGGACGGCCTGCTTTCCCCACTGGTGGAAGGCTGCGAGAAGTTCTGGGTCAATTCGCTACATCAACAGGGGATCAGCACCTTGGGTGCCCCACTGCGCATCGAGGCGCGTGCCGCCGATGGCCTGATTGAGGCCGTCAGCCTGCGTGACCATCCTTTTGCTCTTGCGGTGCAATGGCATCCGGAATGGCAAAGCGAGACGTCGACGTTATCCCGCCTGTTGTTCGATGGATTTATTCACGCCTGCCAACGGCATCAGGAGGAAAAAAGGTTATGA
- the puuR gene encoding HTH-type transcriptional regulator PuuR: MSEATVAPGRRLSEIRQQMGMSQRRVAELSGLTHSAISTIEQDKVSPAVSTLQKLLKVYGLSLSEFFSEPVKDEAPKVVIDAHELIDIGSQGVSLKLIHNGNPERTLGMLLETYEPGATTGEKIRHQGEETGTLLEGQIVLTISGQSYSLHAGQSYVINTGLPHSFTNSFAQPCRIVSAHTPATF, translated from the coding sequence ATGAGCGAAGCCACTGTGGCACCGGGACGACGTCTATCGGAAATCCGCCAACAGATGGGAATGTCACAACGGCGCGTCGCCGAACTCTCCGGCCTGACGCATAGCGCCATCAGTACGATCGAACAGGACAAAGTCAGCCCTGCGGTCAGCACGCTGCAGAAGTTATTAAAGGTATACGGTCTGTCCCTTTCCGAATTTTTCTCCGAACCGGTAAAGGATGAGGCACCGAAAGTGGTGATTGATGCCCATGAGCTGATCGATATTGGCAGTCAGGGCGTGTCATTAAAGTTAATCCACAATGGCAACCCGGAACGCACGCTGGGCATGCTGTTGGAAACGTACGAGCCCGGTGCCACCACCGGCGAGAAAATCCGTCATCAGGGAGAAGAGACCGGCACGCTGCTGGAAGGGCAAATTGTCCTGACCATCAGTGGCCAGAGCTATTCGCTGCACGCCGGGCAGAGCTACGTCATTAATACCGGCCTGCCCCACAGTTTTACCAATTCATTCGCACAGCCTTGTCGGATTGTCAGTGCGCATACCCCAGCGACGTTCTGA
- a CDS encoding NAD(P)/FAD-dependent oxidoreductase, which translates to MDHVKSYYAATANPHAPWPQLENSIQCDVCVIGGGFTGLSSALFLTEAGYDVVLLEAAKVGFGASGRNGGQVVNSYSRDVDVIEQRYGKESARLLGSMMFEGASVVRDRIKRYDIACDYRQGGIFAALNKRQLHHLQDQHKRWKQYGNNALQMLDETGIRREIASERYVGGLLDNNGGHIHPLNLALGEAEAIRNHGGRIYEESEVISVDYGNPHQIKTAKGQVTAKFVIFAGNAYLAPHLEPRLTRLSIPCGSQIVATEPLSADKALALLPNNRCVEDCNYLLDYYRLTADNRLLYGGGVVYGAREPDDIDALIRPKLLKTFPQLAGIKFDYRWSGNFLLTLSRMPQVGRLDNGVFYIQGDSGHGVTFTHLAGKLVSEALCGQPQRFDAFAKLPHLPFPGGHRFRVPLTAIGAAWYSLRDRLGV; encoded by the coding sequence ATGGACCATGTGAAGAGTTACTATGCCGCAACGGCCAATCCTCACGCTCCCTGGCCACAGCTTGAAAACAGTATTCAGTGTGATGTTTGTGTGATTGGCGGCGGCTTTACCGGGCTGTCTTCCGCCCTGTTCCTCACCGAGGCCGGTTATGACGTGGTGTTGCTGGAAGCGGCTAAAGTTGGATTTGGCGCCAGCGGGCGCAATGGCGGCCAGGTAGTGAATTCTTACAGCCGCGACGTGGACGTTATTGAACAACGTTACGGCAAAGAGAGTGCCCGCTTGCTGGGCAGCATGATGTTTGAAGGCGCCAGCGTGGTCCGCGATCGCATCAAGCGTTATGATATTGCCTGCGACTATCGCCAGGGCGGAATATTCGCTGCGTTGAATAAACGTCAGCTGCACCATCTGCAGGATCAGCACAAACGTTGGAAACAGTACGGTAATAATGCATTACAGATGCTGGATGAAACCGGTATCCGCCGGGAAATTGCCAGCGAGCGCTACGTCGGTGGTTTGCTGGATAACAACGGTGGCCATATTCATCCGCTGAATCTGGCACTGGGTGAAGCTGAAGCTATTCGGAATCACGGCGGCCGCATTTATGAAGAGTCCGAAGTGATCTCGGTGGACTACGGCAATCCCCATCAGATCAAAACCGCTAAAGGCCAGGTCACTGCTAAATTCGTAATTTTTGCCGGAAATGCCTACCTGGCCCCGCATCTTGAGCCCCGATTAACGCGTTTGAGCATTCCCTGCGGTTCCCAGATTGTGGCCACCGAACCTCTTTCCGCTGATAAGGCGCTGGCGCTATTGCCCAATAATCGCTGCGTGGAAGACTGTAACTATCTGCTGGATTACTATCGGCTGACTGCCGATAACCGTTTGTTATACGGTGGCGGCGTGGTTTATGGCGCACGCGAACCGGACGATATTGATGCGTTGATCCGGCCTAAGTTACTGAAGACCTTCCCACAACTGGCGGGGATTAAGTTTGATTACCGCTGGAGCGGAAATTTCCTGCTGACGCTTTCCCGCATGCCGCAGGTCGGTCGTCTGGATAACGGCGTGTTCTATATTCAGGGCGACAGCGGACATGGCGTCACCTTTACGCATCTGGCAGGGAAACTGGTAAGTGAAGCGCTGTGCGGCCAGCCACAGCGCTTTGATGCCTTTGCCAAACTCCCCCATCTGCCCTTCCCCGGCGGCCATCGCTTCCGCGTGCCGCTAACGGCGATTGGCGCGGCCTGGTACTCGCTGAGGGATCGGTTGGGGGTTTAA
- a CDS encoding GtrA family protein yields MLKLFARYASVGVLNTLIHWAVFTALYAHGSSQSLSNFTAFCVAVTFSFFVNAKWTFNQEATTTRYLLYVVFMGAMAGAIGWSADKMHIPALITLIAFSAISLICGFAYSKLFIFRDKR; encoded by the coding sequence ATGCTTAAGCTATTCGCCAGATATGCCTCTGTTGGCGTTCTAAACACCCTTATCCACTGGGCCGTATTCACTGCGCTGTATGCTCACGGTTCAAGTCAGTCGCTGTCTAATTTCACCGCCTTTTGCGTGGCCGTCACCTTCTCATTTTTCGTAAATGCTAAGTGGACATTCAATCAAGAAGCCACCACGACACGTTATCTTCTTTACGTGGTCTTTATGGGGGCCATGGCGGGTGCGATTGGCTGGTCAGCAGATAAAATGCATATCCCTGCACTTATTACGTTAATTGCTTTCTCGGCAATCAGTCTGATTTGTGGCTTTGCCTACTCAAAACTGTTCATATTCAGGGATAAGCGATGA
- a CDS encoding LTA synthase family protein — MQLNFLKKNVFLLPWVLLLCYSSFSFYTNGLQEYIFPTVFELIAVYLFASLVLTYLRIPFALFGFICYVLMLPVLLQVQFVFTSGDYVSELALWNADSASFITMPYQEFIPFIIFFVLFTFIPAHLYTLSKKSLIAYVVVFLSYALIVFNSASVNKIDYKYRSPLSSAIITYFKYHHMVNKSKKDSVSQVEKDNALNRFKKNEYYGDDSNFTHLLSNAPKRPNVIVFFIEGMSANIIDSYGGKYGDLTPNLDTLSEKSIMVTNYYNHTAATFRGLRGQLSSSYQYRGGSDSQNKGYDQISKNELIENSLVKFSTLPNILRGKGYRSYFISPHYQGANLNTSLETLGFDKVFTRADNPDAKGNLQSPMTDRELIDFLKKNVNQLKSPFFIGLYNFGTHLTIDSPDIKYQDGRSNVLNRFHNIDAQFGRFMDYFHESGMDKNTVLIFTTDHASFPAPEFTDFIETPKRYFIDKIPLLIYWGGVVPTKINARGSNTINLAPTIMNILRYKKGENFFLGCSLFESNCLTKTNMEAYGDSYFISDQQNVYPEFALPEDKRKAFAEGKNMILESYKMTANP, encoded by the coding sequence GTGCAGTTAAATTTTTTAAAGAAAAATGTTTTTCTTTTACCATGGGTATTGCTGTTATGCTATTCTTCTTTCTCATTCTATACAAATGGCCTACAAGAATATATTTTTCCAACTGTATTTGAATTGATAGCGGTGTATTTATTTGCGTCGCTTGTTTTAACTTATTTGCGAATTCCTTTCGCTTTATTTGGTTTTATTTGTTATGTTTTAATGCTTCCAGTTTTACTACAGGTTCAGTTCGTTTTCACTTCAGGGGATTATGTTTCCGAGTTGGCATTATGGAACGCTGACTCAGCAAGTTTTATTACTATGCCTTACCAGGAGTTTATACCTTTTATTATATTTTTTGTATTATTTACATTTATTCCAGCACACCTATACACTTTAAGTAAAAAAAGTTTAATAGCTTATGTAGTGGTTTTTTTAAGTTATGCTTTAATTGTTTTCAATTCCGCCTCCGTTAATAAGATTGACTACAAGTATCGCTCCCCACTGTCTTCGGCGATAATTACTTATTTTAAGTACCATCATATGGTCAATAAGTCAAAAAAAGACTCTGTCAGTCAAGTCGAGAAAGACAATGCACTAAACAGGTTCAAAAAGAATGAGTATTATGGAGATGATTCTAATTTTACACATCTCCTTTCTAACGCGCCTAAGAGGCCAAATGTTATAGTCTTTTTCATAGAGGGCATGTCTGCCAATATTATCGATTCCTATGGAGGGAAATACGGTGACTTAACACCGAATTTAGATACCCTATCTGAAAAATCAATAATGGTAACCAATTATTATAACCATACTGCTGCAACATTTAGAGGTTTAAGAGGTCAATTATCTTCAAGTTATCAGTATAGAGGAGGGAGTGATTCTCAAAATAAGGGTTACGACCAGATTTCTAAGAATGAATTGATTGAAAATTCATTAGTAAAATTCTCTACTCTTCCAAATATACTCAGGGGTAAAGGCTACCGCAGTTATTTTATTAGTCCGCATTATCAGGGGGCTAATCTTAACACTTCTCTTGAAACTTTAGGGTTTGACAAGGTGTTCACTCGTGCAGATAATCCCGATGCTAAGGGGAATCTCCAGTCACCAATGACCGATCGTGAACTAATAGACTTCCTGAAAAAAAACGTCAACCAACTAAAAAGTCCCTTCTTTATTGGGCTTTACAATTTTGGCACACATTTAACCATCGACAGTCCAGATATTAAATATCAAGATGGAAGAAGCAATGTTTTGAACAGATTTCATAACATTGATGCTCAATTTGGACGGTTTATGGATTATTTCCATGAAAGTGGAATGGATAAGAATACCGTATTAATATTTACTACGGATCATGCATCCTTTCCTGCTCCTGAGTTTACTGATTTTATTGAAACACCGAAACGTTATTTTATTGACAAAATACCACTTCTTATTTATTGGGGAGGGGTGGTACCAACAAAAATAAATGCAAGAGGTTCTAATACAATTAATCTTGCACCAACAATTATGAATATACTGCGCTACAAAAAGGGTGAAAACTTCTTTTTAGGATGCTCATTGTTTGAGAGTAATTGTCTTACTAAAACAAACATGGAAGCATATGGCGACAGCTATTTTATTAGTGATCAGCAGAATGTGTATCCTGAGTTTGCTCTTCCTGAAGACAAGCGTAAAGCCTTTGCTGAAGGAAAAAACATGATTTTAGAAAGTTATAAAATGACAGCGAATCCCTGA
- a CDS encoding SDR family oxidoreductase: protein MKKVAIIGLGWLGMPLGLSLTAHGWQVTGSKTTLDGVEAARMCGIESYLLELTPELICDPDDLDALLSVDALVITLPASRTAEGGENYLLAVQQIVDSALARSIPRIIFTSSTSVYGSGSGVMKESSPLEPQTVAGKTLKELEDWLHHLPNTSVDILRLSGLVGPERHPGRFLAGKTDLTDGSHGVNLVHLEDVVAAISLLLKTPKGGHIYNLSAPKHPARNVFYPAVARQLGLTPPTFRQQEGGDAGKLIDGSKICSELGFEYSYPDPAKMPLK from the coding sequence ATGAAAAAAGTTGCCATTATTGGTCTGGGTTGGTTGGGGATGCCGTTGGGGCTGTCGCTCACCGCTCACGGCTGGCAGGTTACCGGCAGTAAAACCACGCTGGATGGGGTTGAAGCTGCGCGGATGTGCGGCATTGAAAGCTATTTACTGGAGCTGACGCCCGAACTTATCTGCGATCCCGATGATTTAGACGCGCTGCTGAGCGTGGATGCGCTGGTGATCACCTTGCCAGCCAGTCGGACAGCCGAAGGCGGCGAAAACTATCTGTTAGCGGTGCAGCAAATTGTCGATAGCGCGCTGGCCCGATCGATTCCGCGAATCATTTTCACCAGCTCAACCTCTGTCTATGGCAGCGGTTCCGGGGTGATGAAAGAAAGTTCGCCGCTTGAGCCACAGACGGTAGCCGGTAAAACGCTGAAGGAGTTAGAGGACTGGCTGCATCATTTGCCGAATACCTCGGTCGATATCCTGCGTTTGTCCGGGCTGGTGGGGCCGGAACGTCATCCGGGCCGCTTCCTGGCAGGGAAAACCGATCTGACCGATGGTAGCCATGGCGTCAATCTGGTGCATCTTGAAGATGTGGTTGCAGCGATTTCTTTACTGCTGAAAACGCCGAAGGGTGGCCACATCTATAACCTGAGCGCGCCGAAGCATCCTGCCCGTAACGTGTTCTATCCCGCCGTGGCAAGGCAGCTTGGCCTGACGCCACCGACCTTCCGCCAGCAAGAAGGCGGAGACGCTGGTAAGTTGATCGACGGCAGTAAAATCTGCAGCGAGTTAGGGTTTGAATATAGCTATCCGGATCCGGCGAAGATGCCGCTGAAGTAG
- the hisL gene encoding his operon leader peptide — protein MTRVQFNHHHHHHPD, from the coding sequence ATGACACGCGTTCAGTTCAACCACCATCATCACCATCACCCTGACTAG
- the hisG gene encoding ATP phosphoribosyltransferase — protein sequence MLDNTRLRIAMQKSGRLSDDSRELLSRCGIKINLQQQRLIAFAENMPIDILRVRDDDIPGLVMDGVVDLGIIGENVLEEELLNRRAQGEDPRYFTLRRLDFGGCRLSLAMSVDDEYTGPQCLQNSRIATSYPHLLKQYLDKQGVAFKSCLLNGSVEVAPRAGLADAICDLVSTGATLEANGLREVEVIYRSKACLIQRDGEMPGAKQELIDKLMTRIQGVIQARESKYIMLHAPSEKLEDIISLLPGAERPTVLPLAGDKSRVAMHMVSSETLFWETMEKLKALGASSILVLPIEKMME from the coding sequence ATGTTAGATAACACCCGTTTACGCATAGCTATGCAGAAATCAGGCCGTTTAAGCGATGATTCACGCGAATTGCTCTCCCGCTGCGGCATCAAAATCAATCTGCAGCAGCAGCGTCTGATTGCCTTCGCCGAGAACATGCCGATCGATATTCTGCGTGTCCGTGATGACGATATTCCGGGCCTGGTCATGGATGGCGTAGTTGACCTTGGTATCATTGGCGAGAACGTGCTGGAAGAAGAGCTGCTGAACCGTCGTGCTCAGGGCGAAGACCCGCGTTATTTCACCCTACGTCGTCTGGATTTCGGCGGTTGCCGTCTGTCACTGGCGATGTCCGTTGATGATGAATATACCGGTCCGCAGTGTTTACAAAACTCCCGTATCGCCACCTCTTATCCGCACCTGCTGAAGCAATATCTGGACAAACAGGGCGTGGCGTTCAAATCCTGCCTGCTGAATGGTTCAGTCGAAGTGGCCCCGCGTGCCGGTCTGGCGGATGCCATTTGTGACCTGGTGTCTACCGGCGCCACGCTGGAAGCCAACGGCCTGCGTGAAGTTGAAGTGATTTACCGTTCTAAAGCCTGTCTGATCCAGCGTGACGGCGAAATGCCAGGCGCCAAGCAGGAACTGATCGACAAACTGATGACCCGTATCCAGGGCGTTATTCAGGCCCGCGAATCCAAATACATCATGCTGCACGCGCCAAGCGAAAAGCTGGAAGATATTATCTCCCTGCTGCCGGGTGCCGAGCGCCCTACCGTATTGCCACTGGCGGGCGACAAGAGCCGCGTCGCTATGCATATGGTCAGCAGCGAAACCCTGTTTTGGGAAACGATGGAAAAGCTGAAAGCGCTGGGCGCCAGCTCCATTCTGGTATTGCCAATTGAGAAGATGATGGAGTAA
- the hisD gene encoding histidinol dehydrogenase encodes MANFATPIDWQTCDDAQQHALLTRPAISASENISLTVRGILDRVKAEGDAALRFYSAAFDKTQVDALRVTAEEIDAAAARLGDDIKQAMAMAVGNIEIFHVAQTLPPVDIETQPGVRCQQITRPVASVGLYIPGGTAPLFSTVLMLATPARIAGCQRVVLCSPPPIADEILYAAKLCGVKEVFQVGGAQAIAALALGTESVPKVDKIFGPGNAYVTEAKRQVSQRLDGAAIDMPAGPSEVLVIADAEATPAFVASDLLSQAEHGPDSQVILLTPSLQMAQEVAAAIETQLAELPRAETARKALESSRLIVTRDLQQCIEISNRYGPEHLIIQTRQARDWVDSITSAGSVFLGDWSPESAGDYASGTNHVLPTYGYTATCSSLGLADFQKRMTVQELTPQGFLNLAPTIEILAAAEQLTAHKNAVTLRVAALKEKP; translated from the coding sequence ATGGCAAACTTCGCGACCCCCATCGACTGGCAGACTTGTGATGACGCGCAGCAACACGCGCTTCTGACTCGCCCGGCGATTTCAGCATCAGAGAATATCAGCCTTACCGTGCGCGGCATCCTGGATAGGGTCAAAGCGGAAGGCGACGCGGCACTGCGTTTCTACAGCGCGGCTTTCGATAAGACCCAGGTTGATGCATTGCGTGTCACCGCAGAGGAAATTGACGCGGCCGCCGCCCGTCTGGGTGATGACATAAAGCAGGCGATGGCCATGGCCGTAGGCAACATTGAAATCTTCCACGTGGCGCAAACCTTGCCACCGGTTGATATCGAAACGCAGCCAGGCGTACGCTGCCAGCAGATCACCCGTCCGGTGGCCTCGGTGGGTCTGTATATTCCGGGCGGCACCGCCCCGCTGTTCTCGACCGTATTGATGCTGGCCACCCCGGCCCGCATCGCCGGATGCCAGCGCGTGGTGCTGTGTTCGCCGCCGCCGATTGCCGACGAAATCCTCTATGCCGCCAAACTCTGTGGTGTGAAGGAAGTGTTCCAGGTTGGCGGCGCGCAGGCAATTGCCGCGCTGGCGCTGGGCACGGAATCGGTGCCGAAAGTCGACAAGATTTTTGGACCGGGTAACGCGTATGTGACCGAGGCGAAGCGCCAGGTCAGCCAGCGCCTTGATGGGGCCGCGATTGATATGCCCGCCGGACCTTCTGAAGTGCTGGTCATTGCCGATGCGGAAGCGACGCCGGCGTTTGTCGCTTCCGACCTGCTTTCCCAGGCTGAACACGGTCCGGACTCTCAGGTTATTTTACTGACGCCGTCATTACAGATGGCGCAAGAAGTGGCTGCAGCGATAGAAACTCAGCTGGCCGAATTGCCACGCGCAGAAACTGCACGGAAGGCGCTGGAAAGCAGCCGTCTGATTGTCACCAGGGATCTGCAGCAGTGCATTGAAATCAGCAACCGCTATGGGCCGGAGCACCTGATTATCCAGACGCGTCAGGCGCGTGATTGGGTAGACAGCATCACCAGCGCTGGGTCGGTTTTCCTGGGTGACTGGTCACCGGAATCTGCCGGCGACTATGCGTCCGGCACCAACCACGTGCTGCCGACCTACGGTTATACCGCAACCTGTTCAAGCCTCGGTCTGGCGGATTTCCAGAAGCGTATGACCGTGCAGGAGCTGACGCCGCAAGGCTTTTTGAACCTCGCACCGACCATCGAGATTCTGGCAGCCGCCGAACAGCTCACCGCACACAAAAATGCCGTCACCCTGCGCGTTGCCGCGCTTAAGGAGAAGCCATGA